From one Lotus japonicus ecotype B-129 chromosome 3, LjGifu_v1.2 genomic stretch:
- the LOC130749326 gene encoding serine/threonine-protein kinase STN8, chloroplastic-like: MASLLPPTATTTTLQHHHHQMAICFSPMKPFTPNNVSLLTNRFKNNSTKCNAFLDNVAKDLLENTVGFDKFPGLQSGLVQFQRVSEDLSDTQRWGFLVVYGLTWIYLTARPGVLVGAIDAYLLAPLQLGLDSLSGRRSLKRSDFLVGDKLGEGSFGVVYSGVLMPKNVDVEEKVLKRGRGKETQLNVKSKDKVILKKVKVGIQGAEEFGDYEEWFNYRLSRAAPETCAEFLGSFVADKTNSQFTKGGKWLVWKFEGDLTLGDYMKDRKFPSNIETVMFGRVLQGVDSSKRNGLIIKQIMRQIITSLKKIHNTGIVHRDVKPANIVVTKRGQIKLIDFGAATDLRIGKNYVPNRMLLDPDYCPPELYVLPEETPSPPPEPVAAFLSPILWQLNSPDLFDMYSAGIVLLQIAIPSLRSPAALKNFNLEIKTCGYDLKKWRDYTRLRPDFKILDDESGRGWDLATKLISERGSLRRGRLSAAAALRHPYFLLGGDQAAAVLSKLSLSRR, encoded by the exons ATGGCTTCTCTGCTCCCTCCAACAGCAACCACCACCACACTTcaacaccatcatcatcaaatgGCAATCTGTTTCTCTCCCATGAAACCCTTCACTCCAAACAACGTTTCTCTCTTAACAAACCGTTTCAAGAACAACTCTACAAAATGCAATGCATTTTTAGACAACGTTGCCAAAGATTTGTTGGAGAACACTGTTGGTTTTGACAAGTTTCCTGGTCTGCAATCAGGACTAGTGCAGTTTCAGAGAGTGAGTGAAGACTTGTCAGACACTCAGAGATGGGGGTTTCTTGTGGTTTATGGGCTGACATGGATTTACTTGACTGCAAGGCCTGGTGTTCTTGTTGGTGCCATTGATGCATACCTTCTGGCTCCTCTGCAACTGGGTTTGGATAGTTTATCTGGAAGGAGAAGCTTGAAGAGGAGTGATTTTTTGGTTGGAGATAAGCTTGGTGAAGGGTCATTTGGAGTTGTTTATTCTGGTGTTTTGATGCCAAAGAATGTGGATGTAGAAGAGAAGGTGCTGAAGAGGGGAAGAGGCAAGGAAACACAGTTGAATGTGAAATCTAAGGATAAAGTCATTCTTAAAAAG GTTAAGGTTGGAATCCAAGGGGCTGAAGAATTTGGTGATTATGAGGAGTGGTTCAATTACAGGCTATCTAGAGCAGCACCTGAAACATGTGCTGAGTTCCTTGGAAGTTTTGTTGCTGATAAAACAAACTCACAGTTCACAAAAGGTGGAAAATGGCTTGTTTGGAAGTTTGAG GGAGATCTTACTCTTGGTGATTACATGAAAGATCGCAAGTTTCCTTCAAACATAGAAACTGTCATGTTTGGACGTGTGTTGCAAGGTGTAGACTCTTCAAAACGAAATGGATTGATCATCAAGCAAATAATGCGCCAGATTATTACTTCACtcaagaaaattcataatacaggCATCGTTCACAGGGATGTAAAGCCAGCCAACATAGTGGTTACCAAACGGGGTCAGATTAAACTCATTGATTTTGGTGCAGCAACAGACCTGCGGATTGGAAAGAATTATGTTCCCAACCGCATGCTTTTGGATCCCGACTATTGTCCCCCAGAATTGTATGTACTCCCAGAAGAAACACCAAGTCCTCCTCCAGAGCCTGTTGCTGCTTTCCTTTCACCAATCCTCTGGCAG TTAAACAGCCCTGATCTGTTTGATATGTATTCTGCTGGGATTGTACTCCTGCAAATCGCAATACCTTCCTTAAGGTCTCCTGCTGCTTTGAAGAATTTCAATTTGGAAATAAAAACCTGTGGATACGATTTGAAAAAGTGGAGGGACTATACTCGCTTGAGACCTGACTTTAAAATTCTCGATGATGAATCTGGTAGAGGGTGGGACCTTGCAACAAAGCTTATCTCTGAGAGAGGTTCCTTAAGAAGAGGACGTTTATCTGCTGCTGCTGCTTTGAGACATCCTTATTTTCTTCTGGGTGGTGATCAGGCAGCTGCAGTCCTCTCAAAGTTAAGCCTAAGCAGAAGATGA
- the LOC130749325 gene encoding mannan endo-1,4-beta-mannosidase 6-like, which translates to MWISFAILLSFITSHPIPSYIFCFSSTKKDQSPPGRVLADRRGSNMDSTHEHSEYEDWESNHMENSILSYGSEMEADEWQMVKTKGNQFVVNDQPFYVNGFNTYWLMVFAADNSTRGKVTEVFKHAASVGMTVCRTWAFNDGEWRALQKSPSVYDEDVFQALDFVVSEAKKYKIRLILSLVNNWEAYGGKAQYVKWGTAAGLNLTSDDDFFSHPTLRSYYKAHAKTVLNRVNTFTNITYKEDPTIFAWELMNEPRCTSDPSGDKLQEWIKEMAFFVKSIDTKHLVEIGLEGFYGPSTPQRFQVNPNSFAQQVGTDFIRNHQVLGVDFASVHIYPDSWISQSVADNHLPFIMSWMEAHIEDAEEYLGMPVVFAEFGVSAKSPGYNSTYRNNLINTVYKTILNSTKKGGSGAGSLVWQLFPDGTDYMDDGYAIVLSKSPSTSSMISLQSTRLALFNSLCSKTCHWGCKKKKVLENINYHDEL; encoded by the exons ATGTGGATTTCATTTGCTATTTTGCTTTCATTCATCACATCTCACCCCATCCCCTCCTATATTTTCTGCTTTTCCTCAACAAAAAAAGATCAATCTCCTCCAGGCAGGGTTCTAGCAGATAGAAGAGGCAGCAACATGGACTCAACACATGAACACAG TGAATATGAAGATTGGGAAAGCAATCATATGGAGAATTCCATCTTAAGTTATGG GAGTGAAATGGAGGCAGACGAATGGCAGATGGTGAAAACCAAGGGGAACCAATTTGTGGTGAATGACCAACCTTTCTATGTTAATGGATTCAATACTTACTGGTTAATGGTATTTGCTGCGGATAATTCCACCAGAGGAAAGGTCACTGAGGTGTTCAAACATGCAGCCTCAGTGGGTATGACAGTTTGCAGGACTTGGGCATTCAATGATGGCGAATGGAGAGCCCTTCAGAAATCCCCATCAGTTTATGATGAAGATGTATTCCAG GCCCTGGATTTTGTGGTAAGTGAAGCAAAGAAATACAAAATCAGACTCATATTATCATTGGTTAACAACTGGGAGGCATATGGTGGCAAAGCACAGTATGTCAAGTGGGGCACTGCTGCTGGTCTTAACTTGACCTCTGATGATGACTTCTTCTCACATCCAACTCTCAGAAGCTACTACAAGGCTCATGCTAAG ACGGTCCTGAATAGAGTTAATACATTCACAAATATCACTTACAAGGAAGATCCAACAATTTTTGCTTGGGAACTGATGAATGAGCCTCGATGCACCTCAGATCCATCAGGTGATAAGTTACAG GAGTGGATAAAAGAAATGGCATTCTTTGTGAAGAGTATTGATACAAAACACCTGGTGGAGATTGGACTAGAAGGATTTTATGGACCATCGACCCCTCAGAGATTTCAGGTCAACCCAAATTCATTTGCTCAACAGGTTGGAACTGATTTTATCAGGAACCACCAGGTTCTAGGAGTCGATTTCGCTTCTGTTCACATATATCCAGACTCCTG GATTTCACAATCAGTTGCCGATAACCATCTCCCATTTATAATGTCATGGATGGAAGCACATATAGAGGACGCTGAAGAGTATCTTGGAATGCCAGTTGTTTTTGCTGAGTTTGGTGTATCTGCaaaaagccctggctacaattcaaCATATAGAAACAACCTTATAAACACTGTGTACAAGACCATCCTAAACTCTACAAAAAAAGGAGGTAGTGGGGCTGGAAGCCTTGTGTGGCAGCTCTTTCCTGATGGAACAGATTACATGGATGATGGGTATGCAATTGTTCTCTCAAAATCCCCTTCCACGTCAAGTATGATATCCCTTCAATCCACAAGGCTCGCCCTATTCAATTCCTTATGCTCTAAAACATGCCATTGGGGTTGTAAGAAGAAAAAGGTGTTGGAAAATATAAACTATCACGATGAACTCTGA
- the LOC130749327 gene encoding transcription initiation factor TFIID subunit 11-like — protein sequence MKQSKDPFEAAFVESPPESPVEIEAEPDGEAQNPASSSGVAQATQAQEDGKKLSKTGTGTSGSGGGGKNKDDEEEEEEDNMDVELTKLQPTGDPQKMAKMQAILSQFTEEQMSRYESFRRAGFQKANMKRLLASITGTQKITIPITIVVSGIAKMFVGEVVETARIVIKERKESGPIRPCHLREAYRRLKLEGKVFKRSVPRLFR from the exons ATGAAGCAATCAAAGGATCCATTCGAAGCTGCATTTGTGGAATCACCACCTGAATCCCCTGTTGAAATCGAGGCCGAGCCAGACGGCGAGGCACAAAACCCTGCATCTAGTTCTGGGGTTGCACAAGCCACTCAAGCCCAGGAAGACGGGAAAAAGCTGAGTAAAACAGGCACCGGCAcaagtggtagtggtggtggtggcaagaATAAAGATgacgaggaggaagaggaggaggacaACATGGATGTTGAGCTTACCAAGCTCCAGCCCACTGGTGACCCCCAAAAAATGGCCAAGATGCA GGCTATTTTGTCACAATTCACTGAAGAACAGATGAGCAGATATGAGTCTTTTAGAAGGGCTGGATTCCAGAAAGCTAACATGAAAAGG TTATTAGCAAGCATCACTGGGACCCAGAAAATTACTATACCAATAACAATTGTAGTATCAGGGATTGCAAAAATGTTTGTTGGTGAAGTTGTGGAAACAG CTAGAATAGTTATCAAAGAGAGGAAGGAATCTGGACCAATCCGGCCTTGTCATCTGAGAGAAGCATATAGACGACTAAAGCTTGAAGGGAAAGTCTTTAAGAGATCAGTCCCTAGGCTTTTCCGGTAA